One Candidatus Woesearchaeota archaeon genomic region harbors:
- a CDS encoding methyltransferase domain-containing protein, producing the protein MTKQHEDTRSRTIELVSRFTGMDAAILFDLSDSACVTSICTTLEQIAENPESRETNLASICPSTTFFNRNMIGEIVYALCQRNRAPRVLSAGCSTGAEAYSIAMYFAEGGRLAETTIVGIDVNPAALRIARKGAYYSLNITDEILPIAMQEKYLPQSGEIYTVAPELRDAVRFEECSVLDTDALTTIADLPFDVITCRNILKYFPDQNIEKVMYNLRGVLSTEGVVLLDVETERRIQKAGIEVKGFQKVGTAIPSYVGV; encoded by the coding sequence ATGACAAAACAACACGAAGACACTCGTTCTCGAACCATTGAACTCGTCTCGAGATTTACAGGCATGGATGCAGCAATTCTCTTTGATCTTTCTGATTCTGCTTGTGTTACAAGCATCTGTACAACATTAGAACAAATAGCAGAAAATCCTGAATCGCGAGAAACAAATCTTGCCTCTATTTGTCCTTCGACAACATTTTTTAATAGAAATATGATAGGAGAAATTGTGTATGCATTATGCCAGAGAAATAGAGCACCTCGAGTTTTGTCCGCAGGTTGTTCAACAGGCGCTGAAGCATATTCTATCGCAATGTATTTTGCAGAAGGGGGAAGACTCGCTGAAACAACAATCGTTGGCATTGACGTCAATCCTGCAGCACTTCGCATCGCAAGAAAAGGAGCATATTACAGCCTGAATATTACAGATGAGATACTGCCAATAGCGATGCAAGAAAAATATCTTCCCCAAAGCGGAGAAATATACACTGTCGCTCCAGAACTACGAGACGCAGTACGATTTGAGGAATGCAGTGTTCTTGATACTGACGCTCTTACTACAATAGCAGATCTTCCTTTTGATGTTATTACCTGTAGAAACATCTTAAAATACTTTCCTGATCAAAATATAGAGAAAGTGATGTACAATTTGAGAGGAGTTCTGAGCACAGAAGGAGTAGTACTTCTTGATGTGGAGACTGAAAGAAGAATACAAAAAGCGGGAATTGAGGTTAAGGGATTTCAAAAGGTTGGTACTGCAATTCCTTCGTATGTTGGGGTGTAA
- a CDS encoding 50S ribosomal protein L37ae codes for MKTKRQGASKRYGPRYGRRLRQKVETVEAMQKTNYQCPFCHKNAVKRMAVGIWQCPKCAAVFTGKAYTLPKKASVEAETKQELTLETPEEGEEFLEEEQEEVQADEQQSA; via the coding sequence ATGAAAACAAAAAGACAAGGAGCTTCAAAACGATATGGTCCACGATACGGACGACGACTTCGACAGAAAGTAGAAACTGTTGAAGCAATGCAGAAAACAAACTATCAATGCCCATTCTGCCACAAAAACGCAGTCAAGCGAATGGCAGTCGGAATTTGGCAATGCCCAAAATGCGCCGCTGTTTTCACAGGAAAGGCATACACTCTTCCAAAGAAAGCGAGTGTTGAAGCGGAAACAAAACAAGAACTTACTCTTGAAACTCCTGAAGAAGGAGAAGAATTCCTCGAGGAAGAACAAGAAGAAGTCCAAGCAGATGAACAACAATCTGCTTAA
- a CDS encoding antitoxin VapB family protein — MATKCITITVEAYGRLASQKQERESFSDVINRITPRKSSLLDLVGLLSSKEAEDMKKHIAEGRKRTEERMNKIAELMR, encoded by the coding sequence ATGGCAACAAAATGTATTACTATAACTGTTGAAGCGTATGGGAGACTTGCATCACAGAAGCAGGAAAGAGAAAGTTTTAGTGATGTGATTAATAGGATAACTCCAAGAAAAAGTTCTTTATTGGATTTGGTAGGTTTACTTTCATCAAAAGAAGCTGAGGATATGAAGAAGCATATAGCTGAGGGACGTAAAAGAACAGAAGAAAGAATGAATAAAATTGCGGAGTTGATGAGATGA
- a CDS encoding DEAD/DEAH box helicase, translating to MDIKQIKLQPELEKAVMDLGFSEFTEIQEKVIPLIQQGHDVIGLSHTGSGKTAAFGFPSLEKVTKGQGIQLLVLVPTRELCNQVAKEIFKFAKYKPLRIVETYGGVSISPQIQMLQHADVVVSTPGRMLDHMERRTINLSKVKVLVLDEADKMFEMGFIDDVKRIISQTPKDRQNLLFSATMGHGVSEIVHQYMRNPVKIKLQSYVDKSKLTQHYYDINARDKFSLLVHVLKENKEGLAIIFCATRRMVDVLNSNLSKHGVKAEALHGGLSQNMRKHVMDAFHAHKLDALIATDVAARGLDIKNVSNVINYDIPKTSEDYVHRIGRTARAGCEGKVISLLAAQDHDNFRNVLQDRSLLMQRMEIPAFERIPFEMSSGRPQHRGGFRGGGGGRGGGSRGGFGNRGSSGGFRGRGR from the coding sequence ATGGATATAAAACAAATTAAATTACAACCAGAGCTTGAAAAAGCGGTTATGGATCTCGGGTTCTCAGAATTCACTGAAATTCAGGAAAAAGTTATTCCCTTAATCCAACAAGGACATGATGTCATCGGACTTTCCCACACCGGGTCGGGAAAGACAGCAGCATTTGGCTTTCCCTCTCTTGAGAAAGTCACTAAAGGACAAGGAATTCAACTCCTCGTTCTTGTTCCAACACGCGAACTTTGCAACCAAGTCGCAAAAGAAATCTTCAAATTCGCGAAATACAAACCGCTTCGCATTGTGGAAACCTATGGTGGCGTTTCTATCAGTCCGCAAATTCAGATGCTTCAACACGCAGATGTTGTTGTCAGCACTCCTGGACGAATGCTGGATCACATGGAACGGAGAACGATTAATTTATCTAAAGTCAAAGTGCTTGTTCTCGACGAAGCAGACAAGATGTTTGAGATGGGGTTTATTGACGATGTCAAAAGAATTATCTCTCAGACACCAAAAGATCGACAGAATTTGCTCTTTTCCGCGACAATGGGGCATGGCGTGAGTGAGATTGTTCATCAATACATGCGCAACCCCGTGAAAATCAAGTTGCAGTCCTACGTTGATAAAAGCAAATTAACCCAACACTATTACGATATTAACGCGCGCGATAAATTTTCTCTTCTTGTTCATGTCCTGAAAGAGAATAAAGAGGGACTCGCAATTATTTTTTGCGCAACACGACGAATGGTTGATGTTTTGAATTCTAACTTGTCAAAGCATGGCGTTAAAGCTGAAGCCCTTCATGGTGGTTTATCGCAAAACATGAGAAAACATGTTATGGACGCATTTCACGCACACAAACTCGACGCATTAATCGCAACAGATGTTGCCGCGCGTGGGCTTGACATCAAAAATGTTTCCAATGTCATTAATTATGACATTCCAAAAACATCTGAAGATTACGTTCACAGAATTGGGCGAACCGCACGTGCGGGATGCGAAGGAAAAGTTATTTCCCTTCTTGCAGCGCAAGACCATGATAATTTCAGAAATGTTCTTCAAGACAGATCACTTCTCATGCAACGAATGGAAATTCCTGCATTCGAACGGATTCCTTTTGAAATGAGCAGCGGCAGACCACAACATCGTGGCGGATTTCGCGGCGGTGGAGGAGGACGTGGAGGCGGTTCACGCGGCGGCTTTGGAAACAGAGGAAGTTCTGGTGGATTTAGGGGCAGAGGACGTTAA
- a CDS encoding DNA-directed RNA polymerase subunit P → MVEYKCFDCNKVVGVEFLRKKVRCPYCGSKMLYKARATVTKVKAR, encoded by the coding sequence ATGGTTGAATACAAATGTTTTGATTGCAACAAAGTTGTTGGCGTAGAATTTTTACGAAAAAAAGTGCGGTGCCCATACTGTGGCTCTAAAATGCTCTATAAAGCACGCGCTACTGTGACAAAAGTAAAAGCACGATGA
- a CDS encoding UPF0147 family protein, protein MEDQRIVSIVEALEEIAVDNTVPRNVKEKLTKIVEVLKQEKEDFLLRKDKALSELDEVVEDTNLQAYTRTQIWNVVSALEMM, encoded by the coding sequence ATGGAAGATCAACGAATAGTGAGCATTGTAGAAGCTTTAGAGGAGATTGCAGTAGACAATACTGTTCCTCGAAATGTCAAAGAAAAATTAACAAAAATAGTTGAAGTGCTCAAACAAGAAAAAGAAGATTTTCTCTTACGAAAAGATAAAGCATTAAGCGAACTTGATGAAGTTGTTGAAGATACTAATTTACAGGCGTACACACGAACACAAATCTGGAATGTCGTTAGCGCGCTTGAGATGATGTAA
- a CDS encoding adenylosuccinate lyase has product MQEFDSISPIDYRYYGTTPAHFQKLQPYLSENALIEYMLMVEVALVAGFAEEGLCSQEIFQEIKYAAPLITAEDVYAEEKRIKHLVRALVNCFGKHISPEAKRFIHLTATSHDIICTAEALRYQEFTQKVLLPQLLELEKTLLHIAEREKTTLQIGRTHGQHAVPITFGFAMSEYVARVGERIHEITEKAVHLRGQLSGAVGAYNAQSLVVKDPIAFEKKVLEKLGLRPATHSTQIVIPEFMADYIHSLISCFGVLANLADDMRQLQRTEIGEVGEHFSSEQVGSSTMPHKKNPMHFEHVKSLYKTMMPRMITLYLNQISEHQRDLTNSASSRFTVEIIAGFYLATYRLAKTMQRLVVDTEAMQKNFAMSKDAVIAEPLYVLLALYGYDNAHEKLRQISKQALAENKSVLELVYADVELFPYLEKFTAEQKNILENPSQYIGKSVEKTEEVCALWRKELGL; this is encoded by the coding sequence ATGCAAGAGTTTGATTCCATCTCCCCAATAGATTATCGTTATTACGGAACTACTCCCGCGCATTTTCAAAAACTGCAGCCGTATCTTTCTGAAAACGCGCTCATCGAATATATGCTCATGGTTGAAGTCGCGCTTGTCGCTGGCTTCGCGGAAGAAGGACTCTGCTCTCAGGAAATTTTTCAGGAAATAAAATACGCCGCGCCACTCATTACCGCAGAAGATGTCTACGCTGAAGAAAAACGCATCAAACATCTTGTTCGCGCGCTCGTGAATTGCTTCGGCAAGCACATTTCTCCTGAAGCAAAACGATTCATCCATCTCACCGCAACAAGCCACGATATTATCTGCACCGCAGAAGCATTACGCTATCAAGAATTTACGCAAAAGGTTTTACTTCCGCAACTTCTCGAATTGGAGAAGACGCTGCTTCACATCGCTGAACGAGAAAAAACAACACTGCAGATAGGCAGAACGCACGGACAACACGCTGTTCCAATTACATTTGGTTTCGCGATGTCTGAATATGTCGCACGTGTTGGTGAACGCATTCATGAGATTACGGAAAAAGCAGTTCACTTGCGCGGACAGCTCAGCGGCGCGGTCGGCGCCTATAACGCGCAATCGCTTGTCGTCAAAGATCCTATCGCTTTTGAGAAAAAAGTGCTGGAAAAATTAGGGTTGCGACCCGCGACTCACAGCACGCAGATAGTGATTCCAGAATTTATGGCGGATTATATTCACAGTCTTATTTCGTGTTTTGGTGTGCTCGCAAATCTTGCGGATGACATGCGACAACTTCAGCGCACAGAAATCGGGGAAGTAGGTGAACATTTTAGCAGTGAACAAGTAGGAAGCTCCACAATGCCGCACAAAAAAAATCCCATGCATTTTGAGCATGTGAAGAGTTTGTATAAAACTATGATGCCTCGCATGATTACGCTGTATTTAAATCAAATCAGCGAACATCAACGGGATTTAACGAATTCCGCGAGCAGTAGATTTACTGTTGAAATTATCGCAGGATTTTATCTCGCGACATACAGACTCGCGAAAACAATGCAACGGCTTGTCGTTGATACTGAGGCAATGCAGAAAAATTTCGCGATGAGCAAAGACGCGGTCATCGCTGAACCATTGTATGTTTTGCTTGCGCTTTATGGTTATGATAACGCGCATGAAAAATTACGACAGATTTCTAAGCAAGCGCTTGCTGAGAACAAGTCGGTGTTGGAGTTAGTGTATGCTGATGTTGAATTGTTTCCGTATTTAGAGAAATTTACTGCTGAACAGAAGAATATTTTAGAAAATCCTTCCCAATATATTGGAAAATCTGTTGAGAAGACTGAAGAAGTTTGCGCGCTTTGGAGAAAAGAGTTGGGATTATAA
- a CDS encoding prefoldin subunit beta produces the protein MTNTQTQEKIQQLQAIEQNMQHLLKQRQQFQMQLLEVESALEELKKTDKAYRIIGNIMVASEKSDLEKELTEKKDRIGIRVKSFEKQETLLKDQAKALREEIMKAMQAAK, from the coding sequence ATGACAAACACACAAACACAAGAAAAAATCCAGCAGCTTCAGGCAATTGAACAAAATATGCAACATCTTCTCAAACAGCGACAACAATTTCAGATGCAACTTCTTGAAGTCGAATCCGCACTTGAAGAATTAAAAAAAACAGATAAAGCGTACAGAATTATTGGCAACATCATGGTTGCTTCTGAAAAATCAGATCTTGAAAAAGAATTGACAGAAAAAAAAGATCGTATTGGAATCAGAGTAAAAAGTTTTGAAAAACAAGAAACCTTATTGAAAGATCAGGCAAAAGCACTGCGCGAAGAAATCATGAAAGCAATGCAGGCAGCAAAATAA
- a CDS encoding TIGR00270 family protein: protein MGKPGTSCEMCGKQDFLMKALVEGVEMSVCKGCASFGRILQAPRMPSKTQGHSFSRPKEPQIVESIVEEYAQKIKQAREKRNLNQEEFAKMVNEHASLLKHIEAGKQRPTFDLAKKLEKMLNIVLIEKSTTEDEPKEEKRSPKGPLTIGDILSMKK, encoded by the coding sequence ATGGGCAAACCTGGAACAAGCTGTGAGATGTGTGGAAAGCAAGATTTTCTTATGAAAGCGCTTGTTGAAGGAGTAGAGATGAGCGTTTGCAAAGGATGCGCGTCATTTGGAAGAATCCTTCAAGCGCCAAGAATGCCAAGCAAAACACAAGGTCATTCATTTTCAAGACCAAAAGAGCCACAAATTGTTGAGTCTATTGTAGAAGAGTATGCGCAAAAAATCAAGCAGGCGCGAGAGAAACGAAATCTCAATCAGGAAGAGTTCGCGAAGATGGTCAATGAGCATGCGTCATTGTTGAAACATATTGAAGCGGGAAAGCAGCGACCGACGTTTGATCTCGCGAAAAAGTTAGAAAAAATGCTGAACATCGTTCTCATAGAAAAATCAACAACAGAAGACGAGCCAAAAGAAGAAAAGCGAAGTCCAAAAGGGCCATTAACAATTGGCGATATATTGAGTATGAAAAAATAA
- the truD gene encoding tRNA pseudouridine(13) synthase TruD → MRLKTTPQDFIVEEINTLNFDKEGKYSYYKLKKTNLETQSAIQKISDIWKLNEKYINTAGTKDKIGITTQFISISQGPEKDIETENLELTYLGKGRERLNLGSLEGNKFIITVREITEEEKKKFEENTEGDKSKLQFMNYYDDQRFGIKKDNHVIGKLFIKKQFKEAARLFITREHYPYTKAKKYLETHLNDYIGTLRILPRKLLLMFVHAYQSWLWNETAKIFLEKKLKNVKTIEYSAGTLYFPTQKENSSLKNIEIPIIGFDIEENNEEVEEILRDLMKKENITERDFLIKQMPEITAAGGRRNLLTDCKELIITEVDKETVELSFTLGKGSYATMIVKQLFS, encoded by the coding sequence ATGCGCCTCAAAACCACTCCTCAAGACTTCATTGTTGAAGAAATAAACACGTTAAACTTCGACAAAGAAGGAAAATACAGTTATTACAAACTAAAGAAAACCAATCTTGAAACACAATCAGCGATCCAGAAAATCAGTGATATCTGGAAGCTCAACGAAAAGTACATTAACACAGCAGGCACAAAAGACAAAATCGGGATCACAACGCAGTTCATCTCAATTTCTCAAGGTCCTGAAAAAGATATCGAAACAGAAAATCTTGAACTCACCTATCTCGGCAAAGGAAGAGAGCGACTGAATCTTGGTTCTTTGGAAGGAAATAAATTCATTATTACTGTTAGAGAAATAACAGAAGAAGAAAAAAAGAAGTTTGAAGAAAATACTGAAGGAGATAAATCAAAATTGCAATTCATGAACTATTACGACGACCAGCGTTTTGGAATAAAGAAAGACAATCATGTCATCGGAAAACTCTTCATAAAAAAGCAATTTAAGGAAGCAGCAAGACTATTTATTACGCGAGAGCATTATCCTTACACAAAAGCAAAAAAGTATCTGGAAACACATCTAAATGATTATATCGGCACATTACGCATCCTCCCAAGGAAACTCTTGTTGATGTTCGTCCATGCCTATCAAAGTTGGTTGTGGAATGAAACAGCAAAGATATTCCTAGAAAAGAAACTCAAGAACGTCAAAACAATCGAATACAGTGCAGGAACATTGTATTTTCCAACGCAAAAAGAAAATTCCTCCTTGAAAAACATTGAGATCCCCATCATCGGATTCGACATAGAAGAAAACAATGAAGAAGTCGAAGAGATTCTCAGAGATTTGATGAAGAAAGAAAATATCACAGAAAGAGATTTCCTCATCAAACAAATGCCTGAAATAACTGCAGCAGGTGGAAGAAGAAATCTTCTCACGGATTGCAAAGAGTTAATTATAACGGAAGTAGACAAAGAAACAGTTGAACTTTCTTTTACATTAGGAAAAGGAAGTTACGCGACGATGATTGTGAAGCAATTATTCTCGTAA
- a CDS encoding Fic family protein has translation MNEELYRRIKQKKKQLDNLRPFPKTALERLKDRLRLLFTYNSNAIEGNTLTLSETKLVVQEGITIGGKSLREHNEAINHQKAIEFIEQAVTEKKQITEELLCELHGIILGNIEEEEKGMYRKRKVWIEGASFVPAKPDLVPKLMKDFFVWLNTNPEKLNEIELAAIAHEKFVFIHPFIDGNGRVGRLLTSLMLMQKGFPPLIVLKTERQKYIRVLEAAHNEKYESLVNFMGRCLERSLVMYLEALETKIKENKEYISLQEATKYCDYSQEYLSLLARRGLLEAVKFQRDWMTTREAIKEYNSRNKK, from the coding sequence ATCAATGAAGAACTTTACAGGAGAATAAAGCAAAAGAAAAAACAGCTGGACAATCTCCGTCCATTTCCAAAAACAGCGTTAGAACGACTCAAAGACCGTTTGCGATTGCTGTTTACGTACAATTCTAATGCAATAGAAGGAAATACACTGACATTAAGCGAAACAAAGCTTGTTGTGCAGGAAGGAATAACTATTGGTGGAAAATCATTGCGGGAACATAATGAAGCGATCAATCATCAAAAAGCAATTGAGTTTATAGAACAAGCAGTCACTGAAAAAAAACAGATTACAGAAGAACTTCTTTGTGAACTTCATGGAATCATCCTTGGTAATATCGAGGAAGAAGAAAAAGGAATGTACAGAAAAAGAAAAGTATGGATTGAAGGAGCGTCGTTTGTTCCCGCAAAGCCAGATCTAGTTCCAAAGCTGATGAAAGACTTTTTTGTCTGGCTCAACACAAATCCTGAAAAGTTAAATGAGATAGAACTGGCAGCTATTGCGCATGAAAAGTTTGTATTTATTCATCCTTTTATTGATGGGAATGGAAGGGTTGGACGCTTGCTGACCTCGCTTATGCTTATGCAGAAAGGATTTCCTCCTTTGATTGTCCTCAAAACAGAACGACAGAAATATATTCGTGTGTTAGAGGCAGCGCACAATGAAAAATACGAATCTCTCGTCAACTTTATGGGAAGATGTTTAGAACGGTCTTTGGTTATGTATCTTGAAGCATTAGAAACAAAAATAAAAGAGAATAAGGAGTATATTTCATTGCAAGAAGCGACAAAATATTGCGATTATAGTCAAGAATATTTGAGTTTATTAGCGAGAAGAGGACTTCTTGAAGCAGTAAAATTTCAACGAGATTGGATGACAACCAGAGAAGCGATTAAAGAATATAATTCGCGAAACAAGAAATAA
- the ftsZ gene encoding cell division protein FtsZ: MEFLVKDALGQQSDMTKGFAGAAVGHAMIKVIGCGGAGNNMVSWLYKKGIKGAEIFACNTDTQHLEITHADKKFLMGKEVTRGLGCGGFPQKGAESAQESIQEIKDAVKGADMVFVCAGMGGGTGTGSAPVIARAAKDVGSIVIGTVTMPFKIERARVDKAEFGLQQLREVSDTVIVIDNNRLVQIAGNLPVQQAFAVANELIATMIKGIVETISVPSLVNLDFADVKAIMTNGGVAAIGVGSSDTNSRVEEAVKGALSNPLLEISYEGATGALIHVHGGPDMTLEEVERIGELVTESMDEDANCIWGARVTEEMKGKITVMTIMTGVKSPWILGKQDARSKVKEQKLKSDELGIRFI; the protein is encoded by the coding sequence ATGGAATTTCTTGTAAAAGACGCGTTAGGACAGCAGTCCGACATGACGAAAGGTTTTGCTGGAGCGGCAGTTGGTCATGCGATGATTAAAGTCATTGGTTGTGGAGGAGCAGGCAACAATATGGTAAGCTGGCTCTACAAAAAAGGAATCAAAGGAGCAGAAATTTTTGCGTGCAACACAGACACGCAGCATTTGGAAATTACTCATGCTGATAAAAAATTCTTGATGGGAAAAGAAGTAACGCGCGGTCTTGGCTGCGGTGGCTTTCCGCAGAAAGGAGCGGAATCTGCGCAGGAATCTATTCAGGAAATTAAAGACGCGGTCAAAGGAGCGGACATGGTGTTTGTGTGCGCGGGAATGGGCGGAGGAACAGGAACAGGTTCAGCGCCAGTCATTGCGCGGGCGGCAAAAGATGTTGGCTCCATCGTCATCGGCACAGTAACAATGCCATTCAAAATCGAGCGAGCGCGAGTGGATAAAGCGGAATTCGGATTGCAGCAGCTTCGCGAAGTTTCTGACACAGTTATTGTGATTGACAACAATCGACTTGTTCAGATTGCGGGAAACTTGCCAGTACAACAAGCGTTTGCGGTCGCGAACGAATTAATCGCGACAATGATTAAAGGAATTGTTGAAACAATTTCAGTTCCATCATTAGTCAATCTTGACTTTGCGGACGTCAAAGCAATTATGACCAATGGCGGCGTCGCGGCGATTGGCGTTGGTTCTTCTGATACAAACAGTAGAGTGGAAGAAGCGGTCAAAGGCGCATTAAGCAATCCATTGCTTGAAATCAGCTACGAAGGAGCGACAGGCGCGTTAATTCACGTGCATGGTGGTCCAGACATGACGCTTGAAGAAGTCGAGCGCATTGGTGAGCTCGTCACAGAAAGCATGGATGAAGACGCGAACTGTATCTGGGGAGCACGAGTCACAGAAGAAATGAAAGGCAAGATTACAGTCATGACTATTATGACTGGCGTCAAGTCTCCATGGATTCTTGGAAAACAAGATGCGAGATCAAAAGTCAAAGAACAGAAATTAAAAAGCGATGAACTCGGCATCCGATTCATTTAG
- a CDS encoding PIN domain-containing protein, which produces MIFDTTFLIDVMQKDEKALSLLHLFGEKSEYGLVSAVSIFELHSGLAHSGKSLSEQNKVKEVLDKQRIIPIDALLAENAGDIHGTLITRGQMIGSMDCLIAATALRFGETVLTRNVKDFQRISGLKVETY; this is translated from the coding sequence ATGATATTCGATACAACATTCCTTATTGATGTTATGCAAAAAGATGAAAAAGCCTTATCTCTATTGCATCTATTTGGAGAGAAGAGCGAATATGGTCTTGTATCTGCGGTTTCTATTTTTGAATTACATAGTGGGCTTGCACATTCTGGAAAATCTCTCTCCGAACAAAATAAAGTGAAAGAAGTTTTGGATAAACAGCGCATTATTCCAATAGATGCTCTTCTTGCAGAGAATGCAGGAGATATTCATGGAACGCTTATAACGCGAGGTCAGATGATTGGTTCTATGGATTGTCTTATTGCGGCAACAGCACTTCGTTTTGGAGAAACTGTTTTGACAAGAAATGTGAAAGATTTTCAAAGAATTTCTGGATTAAAAGTAGAGACGTACTAA
- a CDS encoding DUF1385 domain-containing protein — translation MSEQSLAIGGQAVIEGVLMRNKEQIAIAVRNEKGKIILKTETIESVTKKYPFLGWPFLRGIIAFFQMLIIGIKALTYSTNIAMGEKEEQLNAWEIAGLIGTSLIFSIAIFVLAPYIMTHFAGFDERTSPVFFNLIDGAIKMLLFVIYVAVIGYMEDIRRVFQYHGAEHKAVNCYEAGKELTIRNVKKFSTIHPRCGTSFIMFVMIVGIFILSLIAPLTTAVIPAFSGFPFFAQKTILFLLRIVFLLPIASVSYEVLKLAGKYRTNKLLQLVNSPGMLIQKLTTKEPDEKMIEVAIKSLKAVV, via the coding sequence ATGAGCGAACAATCTCTTGCAATCGGCGGTCAGGCAGTGATCGAAGGCGTTCTCATGCGCAATAAAGAGCAGATTGCGATCGCGGTGCGAAATGAAAAAGGAAAAATAATTCTCAAAACAGAAACAATTGAATCCGTGACAAAAAAATATCCCTTTCTCGGCTGGCCGTTCCTGCGAGGAATCATCGCGTTTTTTCAAATGCTTATTATTGGTATAAAAGCGTTAACCTATTCCACAAACATTGCGATGGGAGAAAAAGAAGAACAGCTCAACGCGTGGGAAATCGCGGGGCTCATTGGAACATCGCTCATCTTCAGCATTGCGATCTTTGTTCTTGCGCCATACATCATGACGCATTTTGCCGGGTTTGACGAACGAACCTCACCTGTTTTTTTCAATCTCATTGATGGCGCGATTAAAATGCTCCTTTTCGTGATCTATGTCGCGGTTATTGGATACATGGAAGATATAAGACGAGTTTTTCAATATCATGGAGCGGAGCATAAAGCAGTCAACTGTTATGAAGCAGGAAAAGAATTAACAATCAGGAATGTGAAAAAGTTTTCTACTATTCATCCACGCTGTGGAACAAGCTTCATTATGTTTGTGATGATTGTGGGAATTTTTATTTTATCGCTTATTGCGCCGCTGACCACTGCGGTGATTCCCGCGTTTAGTGGCTTTCCATTTTTTGCGCAGAAAACAATCCTCTTTTTGTTGCGAATAGTCTTTTTGCTTCCAATCGCTTCAGTGAGTTATGAAGTGCTGAAGTTGGCAGGAAAATATAGAACAAATAAACTCTTGCAGCTCGTCAATAGCCCGGGAATGTTGATCCAGAAATTGACTACAAAAGAACCAGACGAAAAAATGATAGAAGTCGCGATCAAAAGTTTGAAGGCGGTTGTTTAA